A window from Microbacterium ginsengiterrae encodes these proteins:
- a CDS encoding GlcG/HbpS family heme-binding protein: MTGSSHSGGAAPHYAQQTVSYDTAARAVAAVIAAGQLAGLRLVAYVADPAMEPVAYGRADGATPHSRETSRRKAMTAASTRRPTALLAPELATALEHGSGGILTSIHGGVPLVFDGMHVGGLGVAGGRPDQDAEIAAQVLTEIGADPVATA, encoded by the coding sequence ATGACCGGATCGTCACACAGCGGCGGCGCAGCCCCCCACTACGCTCAGCAGACCGTGTCCTACGACACCGCTGCGCGCGCGGTGGCAGCGGTGATCGCGGCTGGGCAGCTCGCCGGTCTGCGCCTCGTCGCGTATGTCGCGGATCCCGCCATGGAACCCGTGGCATACGGGCGCGCCGACGGTGCGACCCCGCACAGCCGCGAGACCAGCCGGCGCAAGGCGATGACGGCGGCCTCGACCCGGCGGCCGACCGCCCTGCTCGCACCGGAGCTGGCGACCGCGCTGGAGCACGGGAGCGGCGGCATTCTCACCAGCATCCACGGCGGAGTCCCGCTGGTCTTCGACGGGATGCACGTGGGTGGTCTCGGGGTGGCAGGCGGGCGCCCGGATCAGGATGCCGAGATCGCGGCGCAGGTGCTGACCGAGATCGGCGCCGACCCGGTGGCGACGGCATGA
- a CDS encoding alpha/beta fold hydrolase, with amino-acid sequence MNITDQTVKNVVLVHGAFADGSGWRGVYDNLTDRGYRVSIVQNPLTSLEDDVAATTRVLDQQDGPTILVGHSWGGTVITEAGTHPDVAGLVYVAGISPDSGETTSKQYEGFAPTPDFVIDVDEQGYGFLTRDGFKVAFADDLSDEDAAFLRDTQVPINMSVFGAPVSEAAWRTKPSWAVYGTADNAFDPEMLRSMAERMGAPITTVPGSHAAYISQSALVADVIVTAAEKALVNAS; translated from the coding sequence ATGAACATCACCGACCAGACAGTCAAGAATGTCGTGCTCGTCCACGGCGCCTTCGCCGACGGATCCGGCTGGCGCGGCGTGTACGACAACCTCACCGACCGGGGGTATCGCGTCTCGATCGTGCAGAACCCGCTCACCTCACTCGAGGACGACGTCGCGGCGACGACCCGCGTGCTCGACCAGCAGGACGGCCCGACGATCCTCGTCGGTCACTCCTGGGGCGGCACAGTCATCACCGAGGCCGGCACTCACCCCGACGTCGCCGGCCTCGTCTACGTCGCCGGCATCTCCCCCGACTCCGGCGAGACGACGTCGAAGCAGTACGAGGGATTCGCCCCCACGCCGGACTTCGTGATCGACGTCGACGAGCAGGGCTACGGATTCCTCACCCGTGACGGCTTCAAGGTCGCGTTCGCCGACGACCTCTCGGACGAGGATGCCGCCTTCCTGCGCGACACGCAGGTACCCATCAACATGTCCGTGTTCGGAGCCCCGGTCTCCGAGGCGGCGTGGCGGACGAAGCCCAGCTGGGCCGTGTACGGCACCGCGGACAACGCTTTCGATCCTGAGATGCTGCGGTCCATGGCAGAGCGCATGGGCGCGCCGATCACCACCGTGCCCGGCAGTCACGCCGCGTACATCTCGCAGTCGGCGCTCGTCGCCGATGTCATCGTCACAGCAGCGGAGAAGGCCCTCGTCAACGCCTCCTGA
- the menC gene encoding o-succinylbenzoate synthase has translation MKLEGIELRRVAMPLVSPFRTSFGTQTTKDILLVRAVVDGVDGWGECVTLPDPVYSAEYTDGAVDVLRGHLVPALSGVDLAGAHMVSEVLAPIKGHRMAKAAVEMAVLDAELRAQGRPFARELGAVRTRVPCGVSVGIMDEIPRLLDAVDAYLSEGYARIKLKIEPGWDVDVVRAVRERFGDDLALQVDANTAYTLRDAQHLARLDEFGLLLIEQPLDEEDLLGHADLARMLSTPICLDESITSAHTAAQAIRLGATSVINIKPGRVGGYLEARRIHDLAAAQGVPVWCGGMVESGLGRAANIALAALPGFVLPGDVSVSDRFYRTDLTEPFVMRDGHLDVPQAPGLGVAPLPDVLQEVTTWTEWIPMGE, from the coding sequence ATGAAGCTCGAAGGGATCGAACTGCGCAGGGTGGCCATGCCGCTCGTGTCTCCGTTCCGAACATCGTTCGGCACGCAGACGACGAAGGACATCCTCCTCGTCCGTGCGGTGGTGGACGGCGTGGACGGCTGGGGTGAGTGTGTCACCCTGCCCGACCCGGTGTATTCCGCGGAGTACACCGACGGTGCCGTCGACGTTCTGCGCGGTCACCTCGTTCCCGCGCTCTCCGGGGTCGATCTCGCCGGCGCGCACATGGTCTCGGAGGTCCTCGCGCCGATCAAGGGGCATCGGATGGCGAAGGCCGCAGTCGAGATGGCGGTGCTGGATGCGGAGCTGCGCGCGCAGGGGCGACCGTTCGCGCGTGAGCTGGGGGCCGTGCGCACCCGCGTGCCGTGCGGTGTCTCCGTCGGGATCATGGACGAGATCCCGCGGCTGCTCGACGCGGTGGACGCGTACCTCTCGGAGGGCTACGCGCGGATCAAGCTGAAGATCGAGCCGGGGTGGGACGTCGACGTGGTGCGCGCAGTGCGCGAGCGATTCGGCGATGACCTCGCTCTGCAGGTCGACGCCAACACCGCCTACACGCTCCGAGACGCGCAGCATCTCGCGCGACTCGACGAGTTCGGTCTGTTGCTCATCGAGCAGCCGCTGGACGAGGAGGACCTGTTGGGTCACGCCGACCTCGCACGGATGCTGTCCACTCCGATCTGTCTCGACGAATCGATCACGTCGGCGCACACCGCGGCGCAGGCGATCCGGCTCGGCGCGACGAGCGTCATCAACATCAAGCCGGGCCGCGTCGGGGGCTACCTGGAGGCGCGGCGGATCCATGACCTCGCGGCGGCGCAGGGAGTGCCGGTGTGGTGCGGCGGCATGGTCGAGTCGGGGCTGGGCAGGGCGGCGAACATCGCGCTCGCGGCTCTGCCGGGATTCGTCCTCCCCGGCGACGTGTCTGTCAGCGACCGCTTCTACCGCACCGACCTCACGGAGCCGTTCGTCATGCGCGACGGCCACCTCGACGTGCCGCAGGCTCCTGGGCTCGGCGTTGCGCCGCTGCCCGATGTCCTGCAGGAGGTCACGACCTGGACCGAGTGGATCCCGATGGGCGAGTAG
- a CDS encoding amino acid ABC transporter ATP-binding protein, producing MMNEILRDHDGVVLEAVGVSKSFHGAQVLTEVDLRCRAGETVAIIGPSGSGKSTLLRCLNHLEQPSAGYVRFHDEIVGYGRRGDVYVELSERRLVLQRRKLGMVFQRFNLFGNMTALENVAFALRHTQRIGAARATAEARDALAGVGLSHRFDHYPSQLSGGEQQRVAIARALVLKPEVMLFDEPTSALDPELVGEVLAVIRELSESGMTMVLVTHEMAFARQVADRIVFMESGAVVAEGTTEAILGAEAPERIRRFVGQHAL from the coding sequence ATGATGAACGAGATCCTGCGCGATCACGACGGCGTCGTCCTCGAGGCCGTCGGAGTGAGCAAGTCCTTCCACGGGGCCCAGGTGCTCACAGAGGTCGATCTGCGCTGTCGTGCGGGTGAGACAGTCGCCATCATCGGCCCATCCGGGTCGGGGAAGAGCACGCTGCTTCGCTGCCTCAACCACCTCGAACAGCCCTCTGCCGGGTACGTCCGGTTCCATGACGAGATCGTCGGCTACGGCCGGCGTGGCGACGTATACGTCGAGCTGAGCGAGCGCAGGCTCGTCCTCCAGCGTCGAAAGCTCGGCATGGTCTTCCAGCGCTTCAACCTCTTCGGGAACATGACGGCGCTGGAGAACGTCGCCTTTGCCCTGCGCCATACCCAGCGCATCGGTGCGGCACGGGCCACGGCCGAGGCGCGCGACGCGCTCGCCGGAGTCGGGCTGTCCCACCGATTCGATCACTACCCCTCGCAGCTCTCCGGCGGAGAGCAGCAGCGCGTCGCGATCGCTCGCGCGCTGGTGCTCAAACCGGAGGTGATGCTCTTCGACGAGCCGACCTCGGCACTGGACCCCGAGCTCGTCGGTGAAGTACTCGCTGTCATCCGAGAGCTCTCCGAGTCCGGCATGACGATGGTTCTCGTCACGCACGAGATGGCGTTCGCCCGTCAGGTCGCCGACCGCATCGTCTTCATGGAGTCGGGCGCGGTCGTCGCCGAAGGTACGACCGAGGCCATCCTCGGCGCCGAGGCGCCCGAGCGCATCCGACGATTCGTCGGCCAACACGCCCTCTGA
- a CDS encoding GNAT family N-acetyltransferase — translation MQDPIVERAIRDAERAASAAGVRVRELDDVDAQAQAIALLADIWGRAPENPVVPPELLRALGKAGGYVGGAFAGAEPVGVGIAFHGDPDRRALHSHVTGVASGMIGRSVGFALKQHQRAWALSRRLDVIEWTFDPLVARNARFNIEKLGAEPTEYLTNFYGEIRDGVNGGDETDRLLVTWRLRDETVVERAGAPTPTPRREDDVCVPVPSGIAHIRREDPSAARAWREQVRERLAALMGSGHRIVGFDRADGYVLRREERP, via the coding sequence ATGCAGGATCCCATCGTCGAGCGTGCGATCCGCGACGCCGAACGTGCTGCGTCGGCGGCCGGGGTGCGGGTTCGAGAGCTCGATGACGTGGACGCCCAAGCGCAGGCCATCGCGCTGCTCGCCGACATCTGGGGGCGCGCCCCCGAGAACCCCGTCGTACCGCCGGAGCTGCTGCGCGCGCTCGGCAAGGCGGGCGGGTACGTGGGCGGGGCCTTCGCCGGTGCGGAGCCCGTCGGTGTCGGCATCGCCTTCCACGGCGATCCCGATCGACGTGCGTTGCACAGTCATGTCACCGGGGTCGCGTCGGGCATGATCGGCCGATCCGTGGGCTTCGCGCTGAAGCAGCATCAGCGCGCCTGGGCGCTGAGCCGCCGCCTCGACGTCATCGAGTGGACGTTCGACCCGCTGGTCGCGCGCAATGCCCGTTTCAACATCGAGAAGCTCGGCGCAGAGCCGACCGAGTACCTGACGAACTTCTACGGGGAGATCCGAGACGGCGTCAACGGCGGTGACGAGACGGACCGGCTGCTGGTGACCTGGCGCCTGCGGGATGAGACCGTCGTCGAGCGCGCGGGAGCGCCGACGCCGACCCCGCGGCGGGAGGACGACGTGTGCGTTCCCGTGCCGTCCGGCATCGCGCATATCCGTCGTGAGGATCCGTCCGCAGCGCGGGCGTGGCGCGAGCAGGTGCGCGAACGACTCGCCGCCCTGATGGGTTCGGGGCACCGCATCGTCGGATTCGATCGTGCGGACGGGTACGTGCTCCGCAGGGAGGAGAGACCATGA
- a CDS encoding GntR family transcriptional regulator: MPIPRDDAARVGRSLLRDDVYTRLRDAIVDYTFEPGEQLRDVELAEWLGVSRTPIREALLRLAASGLVVTKPGRSTTVAEIDEQAAGDARDVIAAMHALAARTAAGRLSQEQVEGMRDANRRFADAVAAGDTDDANAADDELHRIPIVASGNRAAAAVIDQYDPLVRRMERRRFGGDGTRSVGLHDRLIEHLAAGESERAAEVAFEIWHTLPSGDGSED, from the coding sequence ATGCCGATTCCCCGCGATGATGCCGCCCGCGTCGGGCGCTCGCTCCTCCGAGACGACGTGTACACGCGGCTCCGCGACGCGATCGTCGACTACACCTTCGAGCCGGGGGAGCAGTTGAGGGACGTCGAATTGGCAGAGTGGCTCGGCGTGAGCCGGACACCGATCCGGGAGGCTCTCCTGCGACTGGCGGCGAGTGGGCTCGTCGTCACGAAACCGGGGCGCTCGACGACGGTCGCCGAGATCGATGAGCAGGCGGCCGGCGATGCGCGTGATGTGATCGCCGCGATGCATGCACTGGCCGCTCGGACGGCGGCCGGCCGGCTTTCGCAGGAGCAGGTCGAGGGAATGAGGGATGCGAACCGTCGCTTCGCGGATGCGGTCGCCGCCGGCGATACGGATGACGCGAACGCGGCCGACGATGAGCTGCACCGCATCCCCATCGTCGCCTCAGGGAATCGCGCCGCCGCGGCCGTGATCGATCAGTACGACCCCCTCGTGCGTCGCATGGAGCGTCGCCGTTTCGGTGGTGACGGCACACGCTCCGTCGGGCTGCACGATCGCCTCATCGAGCACCTCGCCGCAGGTGAGTCCGAGCGGGCGGCAGAGGTGGCCTTCGAGATCTGGCACACGTTGCCGTCGGGTGACGGCTCAGAGGACTGA
- a CDS encoding polysaccharide deacetylase family protein → MTLRLPDGAAVAVAITVDFDGESLWLAKGREQDETTMSKGRYCGEVAAPRLLALFNRLGISTSWGMPVHTYRTWPELALRIARDHEVFCHGVCHESLAGLSLEAERDLLRRQVDAYEGMFGSRPKGYRAPGGPTTPHTLDLLDEFGFEWDSSLAGGDVHPYRPRRVLERHPERGTRYGARHDVLEFSTTVDQEDWFSFEFEFGGNPGMADPDLVLKRWQSMIDWAAREEPGGAVAITLHPQSIGRPHRFEMLERFLGAMQARSDIWIASMTQIAATWQGETE, encoded by the coding sequence GTGACCCTGCGACTGCCCGATGGGGCAGCGGTGGCCGTCGCGATCACGGTGGACTTCGACGGCGAATCGCTTTGGCTCGCCAAAGGCCGTGAACAGGACGAGACGACCATGTCGAAGGGGCGCTATTGCGGAGAGGTCGCAGCTCCGCGTCTTCTCGCGCTCTTCAACCGGCTGGGGATCTCCACGAGCTGGGGGATGCCGGTGCATACGTACCGGACCTGGCCGGAACTCGCACTGCGGATCGCCCGTGACCACGAGGTGTTCTGCCACGGGGTCTGCCACGAGTCGCTCGCCGGCCTCAGTCTGGAGGCCGAGCGGGATCTTCTCCGGCGCCAGGTCGATGCCTACGAGGGGATGTTCGGATCACGGCCCAAGGGCTACCGGGCGCCCGGTGGACCGACCACACCGCACACGCTTGACCTGCTCGACGAGTTCGGATTCGAGTGGGACAGCTCTCTGGCCGGCGGTGATGTGCACCCCTACCGCCCGCGCCGCGTTCTCGAACGGCACCCGGAGCGTGGCACCCGCTACGGGGCGCGCCACGATGTCCTCGAGTTCAGCACCACCGTCGACCAGGAGGACTGGTTCTCGTTCGAGTTCGAGTTCGGGGGCAATCCTGGCATGGCGGATCCCGATCTCGTCCTCAAACGTTGGCAGAGCATGATCGACTGGGCGGCCAGAGAGGAGCCGGGCGGGGCGGTCGCGATCACCCTGCACCCGCAGTCGATCGGGCGGCCGCACAGATTCGAGATGCTCGAGCGGTTCCTCGGCGCAATGCAGGCCCGTTCGGACATCTGGATCGCGTCGATGACGCAGATCGCAGCAACATGGCAAGGAGAGACGGAATGA
- a CDS encoding malate synthase G, translating to MSGRIRVEGLDIAAPLFDFVTESLPGTGIDADAFWRGVRAIIEDLSERNRTLIARRVELQAQIDAYHRSSPGQPEPAHYRKFLEEIGYLVPEPAEFEVSTPDVDREIAEMAGPQLVVPLLNARFAVNAVNARWGSLYDALYGTDAVSEQGELQRGARYNAARGAEVIRIGHEFLDRTVPLLSSSHAAVDGYLVRDGAVVARSGDARDGLEDVAQFVGFRGAAEAPESLFFVHHGLHVEVVIDGSHPVGRTHPAGVRDIVLESAVTTIMDLEDSVAAVDVHDKVLGYRNWRDLMRGTLTAEVTKAGRTFTRAVNPDRECTAPDGGMVHLPGRSLLLVRNVGHLMTTDAVIDAHGAPVPEGILDAVMTTLGALEDLRDDGRARNSRTRSLYIVKPKMHGPEEVALSVELFRSVEELFGLPENTIKIGIMDEERRTSLNLRACLWEARSRVAFINTGFLDRTGDDIHTSMCAGPVVPKSRMKEQPFMRAYEKSNVQAGLRAGMSGRAQIGKGMWAMPDLMMDMLEQKSAHVRSGATTAWVPSPTAATLHALHYHELDAHEIQARLRSADRIDRSEMLILPLAEAPLSAEAVATELDNNVQSILGYVVRWVDQGVGCSKVPDIHGVALMEDRATLRISSQLLANWLLHGVISADDVEASMRRLSAVVDRQNVGDPSYEPLLGAEGGGLAFEAARRLILEGAAQPNGYTEPILHEMRRRKKEEAG from the coding sequence ATGAGCGGGCGGATCCGTGTCGAGGGCCTCGACATCGCAGCACCTCTGTTCGACTTCGTGACCGAGAGCCTGCCGGGGACCGGCATCGACGCGGACGCCTTCTGGCGAGGCGTGCGCGCGATCATCGAGGATCTGTCCGAGCGGAATCGCACACTGATCGCTCGACGCGTCGAACTGCAAGCGCAGATCGACGCGTACCACCGGTCTTCTCCGGGCCAGCCCGAGCCGGCGCACTACCGGAAATTCCTCGAAGAGATCGGGTACCTCGTGCCGGAGCCGGCGGAGTTCGAGGTCTCGACGCCGGACGTCGATCGCGAGATCGCGGAGATGGCCGGACCGCAACTCGTCGTCCCGCTGTTGAACGCACGGTTCGCCGTCAACGCGGTCAACGCACGATGGGGATCGCTCTACGACGCGCTCTACGGCACGGATGCGGTGTCGGAGCAAGGGGAGCTGCAGCGGGGTGCCCGATACAACGCTGCCAGGGGTGCGGAGGTCATACGGATCGGGCATGAGTTCCTCGATCGCACCGTGCCGCTTCTCTCGTCGTCGCACGCGGCCGTCGACGGGTACCTGGTGCGCGACGGCGCCGTGGTGGCGCGCAGCGGAGATGCTCGCGACGGTCTGGAGGACGTCGCGCAGTTCGTGGGATTCCGCGGAGCTGCAGAGGCTCCGGAGTCCCTTTTCTTCGTGCATCACGGCCTTCACGTCGAAGTCGTGATCGATGGGTCCCACCCCGTCGGGCGAACCCATCCGGCGGGCGTGCGGGACATCGTCCTCGAGTCTGCCGTGACGACCATCATGGATCTGGAGGACTCGGTCGCCGCGGTCGACGTGCACGACAAGGTGCTCGGCTACCGCAACTGGCGAGACCTCATGCGCGGCACGCTGACTGCCGAGGTGACCAAGGCAGGGCGGACCTTCACCCGTGCCGTGAATCCGGATCGAGAGTGCACCGCCCCGGACGGTGGCATGGTCCACCTACCCGGGAGGTCTTTGCTACTGGTGCGCAACGTCGGTCATCTGATGACCACGGATGCGGTGATCGATGCTCACGGAGCCCCGGTACCGGAGGGCATCCTCGATGCGGTGATGACCACACTCGGAGCTCTCGAGGATCTGCGGGATGACGGCCGGGCGCGCAATTCACGGACACGATCTCTGTACATCGTCAAGCCGAAGATGCACGGGCCGGAGGAAGTCGCGTTGTCCGTCGAGCTCTTCCGCAGCGTGGAGGAGCTATTCGGGCTGCCGGAGAACACGATCAAGATCGGCATCATGGACGAGGAACGGCGGACCTCGCTCAATCTCCGTGCCTGTCTCTGGGAGGCGCGTTCTCGCGTGGCCTTTATCAACACCGGATTCCTCGACCGCACCGGCGACGACATCCACACCTCCATGTGCGCCGGCCCTGTAGTGCCGAAGTCACGCATGAAGGAACAGCCCTTCATGCGTGCGTATGAGAAGTCAAACGTCCAGGCGGGACTGCGAGCGGGAATGTCCGGGCGGGCTCAGATCGGCAAGGGGATGTGGGCGATGCCCGATCTCATGATGGACATGCTCGAGCAGAAGTCCGCCCACGTGCGGTCCGGCGCCACCACGGCGTGGGTGCCGTCGCCGACGGCGGCGACGTTGCACGCGCTTCACTATCACGAGCTGGACGCGCATGAGATCCAAGCCCGACTGCGGTCGGCTGACCGCATCGATCGCAGCGAGATGCTGATCCTGCCGCTCGCCGAAGCACCCTTGAGCGCGGAGGCGGTGGCCACCGAGCTCGACAACAACGTCCAGTCGATCCTCGGCTACGTCGTGCGCTGGGTGGATCAGGGCGTCGGCTGCTCCAAGGTGCCCGACATCCACGGTGTCGCGCTGATGGAGGATCGCGCGACCCTGCGCATCTCCAGTCAGCTGCTCGCGAACTGGCTCCTCCACGGTGTGATCAGCGCGGACGATGTCGAAGCGAGCATGCGACGACTCTCGGCCGTGGTCGACAGGCAGAACGTCGGCGATCCGTCCTACGAGCCGTTGCTCGGCGCGGAGGGCGGCGGGCTGGCCTTCGAGGCTGCACGCCGGCTCATCCTCGAAGGTGCAGCGCAACCCAACGGGTACACGGAACCGATTCTTCACGAGATGCGGAGGAGGAAGAAGGAGGAGGCGGGCTGA
- a CDS encoding GNAT family N-acetyltransferase, which translates to MPEIHRARVSEIDPVTLYRILWLRVSVFVVEQQAAYPELDGRDIEPDAELMWSVQDGAVAATLRVLRDDVSAMRIGRVATAEWARGQGHAARLMDAAVERCREQAPSAPIHLDAQLHLEDWYGRFGFVRAGASYQEDGIPHIPMVRETSVL; encoded by the coding sequence ATGCCAGAGATCCACCGCGCCAGAGTCTCCGAGATCGATCCGGTCACGCTGTACCGCATCCTCTGGCTGCGGGTGAGTGTGTTCGTGGTCGAACAGCAGGCCGCCTATCCGGAACTCGACGGGCGGGACATCGAACCGGATGCGGAATTGATGTGGAGCGTGCAGGACGGGGCGGTGGCCGCGACCCTGCGCGTCCTCCGCGATGATGTTTCGGCGATGCGCATCGGTCGTGTGGCCACGGCCGAATGGGCCAGGGGGCAGGGTCATGCTGCTCGACTGATGGATGCGGCCGTCGAGCGCTGCCGCGAGCAGGCGCCGAGCGCGCCCATCCACCTCGACGCGCAACTGCACCTCGAGGACTGGTACGGCAGATTCGGCTTCGTCCGCGCCGGCGCGTCGTACCAGGAGGACGGCATCCCGCACATCCCGATGGTCCGGGAGACGTCAGTCCTCTGA
- a CDS encoding SDR family NAD(P)-dependent oxidoreductase translates to MAGSLPVYPDLRGRVVVLSGGSTGIGRAAAEQFLAQGCRVVNIDVAEADGAEFPTIRCDVRDEHAVMDALDQVIAEHGGLDVVFANAGITWAKTVSETSTAELEGVLAVNLVGVYNLVRHGYLRMRARDIRGSIVLTASPHAWRTTADLSAYAISKAGVLALSNALAIEGGPHGIRVNAVSPGAVDTPILRREAQTTGDEEGALRRWGAVRPAGRVGLPGEIAAAALFLASDAASFVTGSNMVVDGGMSAYLGGAMSVTEEEAS, encoded by the coding sequence ATGGCCGGTTCGCTCCCGGTGTACCCCGACCTGAGAGGGCGCGTCGTCGTCCTCTCAGGCGGGTCCACCGGGATCGGCCGGGCCGCCGCCGAACAATTCCTCGCTCAGGGATGCCGCGTCGTCAACATCGATGTCGCCGAGGCGGATGGCGCGGAATTCCCCACCATCCGGTGCGACGTGCGCGATGAGCACGCAGTCATGGATGCGCTCGATCAGGTGATCGCCGAGCACGGGGGTCTGGACGTCGTGTTCGCCAACGCCGGCATTACCTGGGCCAAGACGGTCTCGGAGACCTCGACGGCTGAACTTGAGGGCGTCCTCGCCGTCAATCTTGTCGGCGTCTACAACCTCGTCCGTCACGGGTACTTGCGCATGCGCGCCCGTGACATCCGTGGATCGATCGTGCTCACCGCCTCGCCGCACGCCTGGCGCACGACGGCCGATCTCAGCGCGTATGCGATCTCCAAAGCCGGCGTCCTCGCACTGTCGAACGCACTCGCGATCGAGGGCGGACCGCACGGAATTCGGGTCAATGCCGTCTCGCCCGGGGCTGTGGACACCCCGATCCTCCGCCGCGAGGCGCAGACGACCGGTGACGAAGAAGGCGCGCTGCGCCGCTGGGGAGCCGTTCGTCCCGCCGGTCGTGTCGGACTGCCGGGCGAGATCGCCGCGGCAGCGCTCTTCCTGGCCTCCGACGCCGCTTCCTTCGTGACGGGCTCCAACATGGTCGTCGACGGCGGCATGTCGGCGTATCTGGGTGGGGCGATGTCCGTGACCGAGGAGGAGGCATCGTGA
- a CDS encoding DUF3253 domain-containing protein, whose amino-acid sequence MSDESTERTPDGHHIVVDRRRWRATDPDIPDTLRQELVDELMAARRAVRTDGDTARPRVSDAKHALGERGYPWWEDPTDEELATRIIATTRALLSKRAGRSICPSDVARVVGGSGERWRSAMPTVRSTVAQMAADGVVVVTQKGEAVDIAQARGPVRISLAPAEDPSE is encoded by the coding sequence ATGAGCGACGAGAGCACCGAACGCACCCCGGACGGTCATCACATCGTGGTCGACAGACGCCGCTGGCGGGCGACCGATCCTGACATCCCCGACACCCTTCGGCAGGAACTCGTCGATGAGCTGATGGCCGCTCGACGCGCGGTGCGGACGGACGGCGACACCGCACGGCCGCGCGTGAGCGACGCCAAGCACGCCCTCGGCGAGCGCGGGTACCCGTGGTGGGAGGACCCCACCGATGAGGAACTCGCCACTCGGATCATCGCGACGACGCGCGCGCTGCTCTCCAAGCGCGCCGGGCGGTCGATCTGTCCGAGCGATGTCGCACGCGTCGTCGGCGGCTCCGGTGAGCGCTGGAGATCGGCGATGCCGACGGTCCGCTCCACGGTGGCCCAGATGGCCGCCGATGGCGTCGTCGTCGTGACGCAGAAGGGTGAGGCCGTCGACATCGCGCAGGCTCGCGGCCCCGTGCGGATCTCGCTGGCACCGGCTGAGGATCCGTCGGAGTAG
- a CDS encoding transporter substrate-binding domain-containing protein → MTRHHSRALAAVVGIAALALAGCASTDSAAVPAGDDQEIAYPEIHALLPDEIAERGYITNMTQIPNAPLEFEDADGTLSGIDPELMDAVSEVLGVEIRTETTADFAALLPSLDSGRTDIVFSAVLSTDERRAAGYSFVDYFQSYTTFMVRADDAEEIASFGDLCGRTVTANKGTQYPELAEKVSEDHCVAEGLDPIDVLPLDQIPQQVTQLQQGRSDALIMGVEYEAYEMSKAEGEFALLDEQLDPTKYGIVALAENEQLLQAIAAALTELESQGVYQDILEGWNLGGSAVESFELRAAE, encoded by the coding sequence ATGACCCGTCACCACTCCCGCGCCCTCGCCGCCGTCGTGGGGATCGCTGCCCTCGCCCTCGCCGGCTGCGCATCCACCGACAGCGCCGCAGTGCCCGCCGGAGACGATCAGGAGATCGCCTACCCGGAGATCCACGCGCTCCTCCCCGACGAGATCGCCGAGCGCGGATACATCACGAACATGACCCAGATCCCCAACGCGCCCCTCGAGTTCGAGGATGCGGATGGCACCCTCAGCGGGATCGATCCCGAACTCATGGATGCGGTCAGCGAGGTGCTTGGCGTGGAGATCCGCACCGAGACGACCGCAGACTTCGCCGCGCTCCTCCCGTCGCTGGACAGTGGCCGAACGGACATCGTGTTCTCTGCTGTGCTCTCGACCGATGAGCGCCGTGCCGCGGGCTACTCGTTCGTCGACTACTTCCAGTCGTACACGACCTTCATGGTGCGAGCGGACGACGCCGAGGAGATCGCCTCGTTCGGAGACCTGTGCGGCCGTACCGTGACGGCCAACAAGGGGACCCAGTACCCCGAACTGGCGGAGAAGGTCTCGGAAGACCACTGCGTCGCGGAAGGCCTGGATCCGATCGACGTGCTGCCGCTGGACCAGATCCCCCAGCAGGTCACGCAGCTGCAGCAGGGCCGCTCGGACGCGCTCATCATGGGGGTCGAGTACGAGGCGTACGAGATGTCGAAGGCCGAAGGCGAGTTCGCCCTCCTCGATGAGCAGCTCGACCCAACAAAGTACGGGATCGTCGCGCTCGCCGAGAACGAGCAGCTCCTCCAGGCCATCGCCGCTGCGCTGACCGAGCTCGAGTCGCAGGGCGTCTACCAGGACATTCTCGAGGGCTGGAACCTTGGTGGCAGCGCGGTCGAGTCCTTCGAGCTCCGGGCCGCCGAGTGA